One window of Mangrovibacterium diazotrophicum genomic DNA carries:
- the nuoH gene encoding NADH-quinone oxidoreductase subunit NuoH, with amino-acid sequence MQSTIYNFQDLTGSVDSTFLSWFGTTGALIAELVLVGIVFLAFYALLGLFLVYLERKVCAVIQNRYGPNRVGPLGLFQTVADLIKLLMKELIPIRRSDKFLFNLAPFIVIIASFMAIAATPFARGLQAVDLNIGVFYVMAVSSLGVVGILIAGWSSNSKYSLIGAMRSGAQIVSYELSVGLSLLAIVTFAGTMQLSGIVESQADGWWIFKGHIPAIIAFIIFLIASTAEINRGPFDLAEAESELTAGFHTEYSGIKFAFFFLAEYINMFIVAAIGATVFLGGWMPFHIGSWDAFNHVMDFIPSMVWFFLKAFFIIYIIMWFKWTFPRLRIDQLLTLEWKYLMPLSLINIIIIAFIVLMGWHF; translated from the coding sequence ATGCAGTCAACCATTTATAATTTTCAAGATTTAACAGGATCAGTTGATTCCACTTTTCTGAGCTGGTTTGGAACCACCGGTGCGCTAATTGCAGAGCTGGTGCTGGTTGGAATCGTGTTCCTGGCTTTTTACGCGTTACTGGGTTTGTTTCTGGTATACCTTGAACGTAAAGTTTGTGCAGTCATTCAAAACCGTTACGGGCCTAACCGGGTTGGTCCGCTGGGATTGTTCCAAACGGTAGCCGACCTTATCAAGTTGCTGATGAAGGAGCTGATCCCGATTCGCCGCTCGGACAAATTCCTGTTCAACCTGGCACCTTTCATCGTCATCATCGCTTCATTTATGGCCATTGCTGCTACGCCTTTTGCCAGAGGTTTGCAGGCTGTTGACCTGAACATCGGGGTGTTTTATGTGATGGCAGTTTCGTCGCTAGGTGTGGTGGGGATTCTCATTGCCGGTTGGTCGAGTAACAGCAAATATTCACTGATTGGTGCGATGCGAAGCGGAGCCCAGATTGTGAGCTACGAGCTTTCAGTTGGTTTGTCGCTACTGGCGATTGTAACTTTCGCCGGTACAATGCAACTCTCCGGAATTGTGGAAAGTCAGGCTGATGGCTGGTGGATTTTCAAAGGACACATTCCTGCGATTATCGCTTTCATCATCTTTTTAATTGCCAGTACAGCGGAGATCAACCGCGGACCTTTCGACCTGGCGGAAGCCGAATCGGAATTGACAGCTGGTTTTCACACCGAATATTCCGGTATCAAGTTCGCCTTCTTCTTCCTGGCCGAGTATATTAACATGTTTATTGTGGCGGCCATCGGGGCAACCGTGTTCCTCGGCGGGTGGATGCCTTTCCATATCGGTTCGTGGGATGCTTTCAATCACGTGATGGATTTCATCCCGTCGATGGTTTGGTTCTTCCTGAAAGCGTTCTTCATTATCTACATCATCATGTGGTTCAAGTGGACTTTCCCGCGTTTGCGGATCGACCAGTTGCTGACCCTGGAGTGGAAATACCTGATGCCGCTGAGCTTGATTAATATCATCATCATTGCTTTTATCGTCCTGATGGGATGGCACTTTTAA
- a CDS encoding 4Fe-4S binding protein, producing the protein MNSVIQYFKDIFHGVSTLWSGMRVTGKYFVSPGEIVTQKYPENRATLKMADRFKGEIVMPHDDNNQHRCTGCGICEMNCPNGSIEVLTNRVANEDGKLVRVIDKHVYHLSMCTFCGLCVKTCPSDALAFGQKFEHAVFDRHKLTKILNREGSSLKKEVKS; encoded by the coding sequence ATGAATAGTGTAATTCAATATTTCAAAGATATTTTTCACGGCGTTTCCACCTTGTGGTCGGGAATGCGCGTTACCGGAAAGTATTTTGTGAGCCCGGGCGAGATTGTCACCCAAAAGTATCCGGAGAATCGGGCGACCCTGAAAATGGCTGATCGTTTCAAGGGCGAGATTGTCATGCCGCACGACGATAATAACCAACACCGTTGCACCGGATGTGGCATTTGCGAAATGAACTGTCCGAACGGCTCCATCGAAGTGCTGACCAACCGGGTTGCAAATGAAGATGGAAAATTGGTTCGTGTAATCGATAAGCACGTGTATCATCTGTCGATGTGTACGTTTTGCGGATTATGTGTGAAGACCTGTCCGTCGGATGCATTGGCATTCGGCCAAAAGTTTGAGCATGCCGTTTTCGATCGCCATAAATTGACTAAAATTTTGAACCGCGAAGGTTCATCACTCAAGAAGGAGGTTAAATCATGA
- a CDS encoding NADH-quinone oxidoreductase subunit J family protein translates to MNIAMFYLLSAIILVFSILTVTSRKILRAAVYLLFVLIGTSGIYFQLNYEFLAAVQLTLYAGGIVVLIIFSILLTHHIDHKFERPALFNLLGGIAVAAVGVGAVLYTVFDHRFVPSAAPAVDVNMTVIGEQLLGMDKNGYVLPFELISILLLAALIGAVVIAKKGKETEEL, encoded by the coding sequence ATGAATATAGCAATGTTTTACCTGCTTTCAGCAATAATCCTTGTGTTCTCTATATTGACTGTTACCAGCCGGAAAATCCTGCGAGCGGCAGTTTACCTTTTGTTCGTGCTGATTGGAACATCGGGAATTTATTTTCAGCTGAACTACGAATTTTTGGCCGCGGTGCAGCTGACGCTGTATGCTGGCGGTATCGTGGTGCTGATCATCTTTAGTATCCTGCTGACACATCATATCGATCACAAATTTGAACGACCGGCGCTCTTCAATTTGCTGGGTGGTATCGCAGTGGCGGCAGTCGGTGTTGGAGCCGTGTTGTACACTGTTTTTGATCATCGCTTTGTGCCTTCTGCTGCTCCGGCGGTGGATGTGAATATGACCGTGATTGGTGAGCAGCTGCTCGGCATGGATAAGAATGGTTATGTACTGCCCTTCGAGCTGATCAGTATTTTGTTGCTGGCCGCTTTGATCGGCGCAGTTGTGATTGCAAAAAAAGGAAAAGAAACCGAAGAACTTTAA
- the nuoK gene encoding NADH-quinone oxidoreductase subunit NuoK, translating into MIEGIPIYHFLVVSTIMFFVGVCGFIIRRNLITMLMAVELILNSVNINFVVFNRYLYPDQLQGHFFTLFIVAVAATEAAVAIALIINIYRRFKNIEVQNVSEMKY; encoded by the coding sequence ATGATAGAGGGAATTCCAATTTATCACTTTCTCGTTGTGAGCACCATCATGTTTTTTGTTGGTGTGTGCGGATTCATCATCCGGAGAAACTTGATTACCATGCTCATGGCAGTCGAACTGATTTTGAACTCGGTGAACATCAACTTTGTGGTTTTCAACCGCTATTTGTATCCTGACCAGTTGCAAGGGCATTTTTTCACCCTGTTCATTGTGGCTGTTGCAGCAACGGAAGCGGCTGTAGCCATTGCATTGATCATTAACATTTATCGTCGCTTTAAGAATATTGAAGTGCAGAATGTTAGCGAGATGAAATATTAG
- the nuoL gene encoding NADH-quinone oxidoreductase subunit L encodes MTGYAYTVLIPLIPLAMFLIIGLLTVKWKPIVFGIMGTIGMGTSFVLSLITAINYFFVVGPGPNGFEPIIATKVTWLRLTEFLHIDLGVMLDPISVMMLVVITTVSLMVHLYSMGYMKGEVGFQRFYAFLSLFSFSMLGLVLATNIFQMYIFWELVGVSSFLLIGYYYEKPSAVAASKKAFIVTRFADLGFLIGILVLSFYTKTFDFADLTAPHTTIFAESASVSFMGVSVFTWAMILIFMGGAGKSAMFPLHIWLPDAMEGPTPVSALIHAATMVVAGVYLVARMFPVFHFQAPDALEIVAWVGGFTSLFAAVIAMTQFDIKRVLAFSTLSQIGYMMLSLGVSGYGGEEGLGYMASMFHLFTHAMFKALLFLGAGSIIHAVHSNDMNDMGGLRKYMPITHITFLIACLTISGIPPFSGFFSKDEILVAAHNYSTTLFSIEYITAGLTAFYMFRLYFRVFWGNERHYHHTPHESPLVMTIPLMVLAFASIFSGFLPFSELVTSDGIGFETETHLMVALPSVLIGVLGIVVAFILYKKESLVPKAITEKLGIFYTATLNKFYIDEIYLFVTKKVIFNYVSRPVAWFDRHIIDGFMVGIGKVTEKTSYEIKQMQSGQLQHYAFAFVAGTLILVLSILYCFI; translated from the coding sequence ATGACAGGATATGCTTATACTGTACTGATTCCGTTGATTCCTCTGGCGATGTTTTTGATCATCGGTTTGTTGACGGTAAAATGGAAGCCGATCGTTTTCGGAATCATGGGAACCATCGGCATGGGAACTTCATTTGTGCTCTCGCTGATCACCGCCATTAATTATTTTTTCGTGGTGGGGCCGGGACCAAACGGTTTTGAACCGATTATTGCGACTAAAGTCACCTGGTTGCGCCTGACTGAATTCCTGCACATCGATTTGGGCGTCATGCTCGACCCGATTTCGGTGATGATGCTGGTGGTGATTACCACGGTTTCGTTGATGGTGCACCTTTACAGTATGGGTTATATGAAAGGAGAAGTTGGTTTCCAACGCTTTTATGCTTTCCTGTCGCTGTTCTCCTTTTCGATGTTGGGACTGGTGCTGGCAACCAACATTTTCCAGATGTACATTTTCTGGGAGCTGGTGGGTGTGTCGTCCTTTCTGTTGATTGGTTATTACTACGAAAAACCTTCGGCAGTGGCCGCTTCGAAGAAGGCGTTCATCGTAACGCGTTTCGCCGACCTTGGATTCCTGATCGGGATTCTGGTTCTGTCATTCTACACAAAAACATTCGACTTTGCGGATTTAACTGCGCCTCATACAACCATTTTTGCTGAAAGCGCTTCGGTAAGTTTCATGGGCGTTTCTGTATTTACCTGGGCAATGATCCTCATTTTTATGGGTGGTGCCGGTAAATCAGCCATGTTCCCGCTGCACATTTGGTTGCCCGATGCGATGGAAGGCCCGACTCCGGTTTCTGCCTTGATCCACGCCGCAACGATGGTTGTTGCCGGTGTTTACTTGGTTGCCCGCATGTTTCCGGTATTCCATTTTCAGGCACCCGATGCACTCGAAATTGTTGCCTGGGTTGGTGGTTTTACCTCGCTGTTTGCTGCCGTAATTGCGATGACGCAGTTCGACATCAAGCGTGTGTTGGCCTTTTCAACTTTGTCGCAAATCGGTTACATGATGCTCAGTCTGGGTGTCTCCGGATACGGTGGCGAAGAAGGTTTGGGCTACATGGCTTCCATGTTTCACTTGTTTACACACGCTATGTTTAAAGCGCTGTTGTTCCTGGGAGCTGGTTCCATCATTCACGCGGTACATTCCAACGACATGAACGACATGGGCGGTTTACGCAAATACATGCCTATTACGCACATCACCTTCCTGATTGCCTGTTTGACAATCTCGGGTATTCCACCGTTCTCTGGTTTCTTCAGTAAGGACGAGATTTTGGTAGCCGCTCACAATTACAGCACAACGCTGTTTTCAATCGAATACATTACAGCAGGTTTAACTGCCTTCTACATGTTCCGTTTGTATTTTCGGGTGTTCTGGGGAAATGAACGTCATTATCATCACACGCCGCACGAATCGCCGCTGGTGATGACCATCCCGTTGATGGTGCTGGCTTTTGCATCGATCTTCTCGGGCTTCCTACCTTTCAGCGAGCTGGTAACTTCCGACGGTATTGGTTTCGAAACTGAAACTCACCTGATGGTTGCGCTTCCTTCAGTATTGATTGGCGTACTTGGAATTGTGGTGGCCTTCATTTTATACAAAAAAGAAAGTCTGGTTCCGAAAGCAATTACCGAAAAATTGGGGATCTTCTATACGGCAACTTTGAATAAATTTTACATCGACGAGATTTACCTGTTTGTGACCAAGAAAGTCATCTTCAACTATGTGTCTCGTCCGGTGGCTTGGTTCGACCGTCACATCATCGACGGATTCATGGTGGGCATCGGAAAAGTAACCGAAAAAACATCGTACGAAATAAAACAAATGCAGTCGGGGCAGTTGCAGCATTATGCGTTTGCCTTTGTGGCCGGCACCTTGATCTTGGTGTTGTCAATTTTGTACTGCTTCATTTAG
- a CDS encoding complex I subunit 4 family protein produces MNILSLFVVVPVLTIVGILFTKDFRGARVVSAIGMSIQLVLAAALVLMYLGARKAGVSDEMLWTADYMWFPSLNIHYAIGVDGIAVAMIGLTAIVVFAGIFASWGVEYLSREFFISLILLATGVFGFFISLDLFTMFLFYEVAVIPMYLLIGIWGSGPKESSAMKLTLMLMGGSALLMVGLFGLYFNSAPDGGALTWNIMEIAKVHIPDAAQRFFFPFTFIGFGVLGALFPFHTWSPDGHASAPTAVSMLHAGVLMKLGGYGCFRVAMFLMPQAAHEMAWIFIILTTISVVYGAFGAIWQKDLKFINAYSSVSHCGLVIFALLMMNKTAMDGAILQMISHGLMTALFFALIGMIYGRTHTRDIREMGGLMKVIPFLAVVYMIAGFASLGLPGLSGFVAEMTVFVGSFQHQDLFHRVVTIIAASSIVVTAVYILRVVGIILLGPIKNEHHLELTDAVWFERLSTITLVLAVAAIGIAPLWLSDTIQQSLGPIIAKLTVFNPF; encoded by the coding sequence ATGAATATTTTGAGTCTGTTTGTAGTGGTTCCGGTTCTCACGATAGTGGGGATACTATTTACCAAAGATTTTAGAGGTGCCCGTGTGGTGTCGGCCATCGGTATGAGCATCCAGCTGGTGTTGGCTGCTGCACTGGTGCTGATGTACCTCGGTGCGCGCAAGGCCGGCGTCAGCGACGAGATGTTGTGGACGGCCGATTACATGTGGTTTCCCAGTTTGAACATCCACTATGCGATTGGGGTCGACGGCATTGCTGTGGCCATGATCGGCTTGACGGCGATCGTTGTTTTTGCCGGAATTTTTGCATCGTGGGGCGTTGAATATTTGTCGCGCGAGTTTTTCATTTCGCTGATTTTGCTGGCAACCGGGGTGTTCGGCTTCTTCATTTCACTCGACTTGTTTACCATGTTCCTGTTCTATGAGGTGGCGGTAATCCCGATGTACCTGTTGATTGGTATCTGGGGTAGTGGACCGAAAGAATCTTCGGCCATGAAACTGACGCTGATGTTGATGGGGGGCTCGGCCCTGCTGATGGTTGGTTTGTTCGGATTGTACTTTAACTCGGCGCCCGATGGTGGTGCGCTGACCTGGAATATTATGGAAATAGCGAAAGTGCACATTCCTGACGCTGCACAACGCTTTTTCTTCCCCTTTACCTTCATTGGTTTTGGTGTGTTGGGCGCTTTGTTCCCGTTCCACACATGGTCGCCCGATGGTCACGCTTCGGCGCCAACAGCGGTTTCGATGCTGCACGCCGGTGTATTGATGAAACTGGGAGGTTACGGTTGTTTCCGGGTAGCTATGTTCCTGATGCCGCAAGCGGCGCATGAGATGGCCTGGATCTTTATCATCCTCACGACAATCTCGGTTGTTTACGGTGCGTTTGGAGCCATCTGGCAAAAAGACCTCAAATTTATTAATGCTTACTCCTCGGTGAGTCACTGTGGCTTGGTGATCTTCGCCTTGTTGATGATGAATAAAACCGCCATGGACGGTGCCATCCTGCAAATGATTTCACACGGTTTGATGACGGCACTTTTCTTTGCTCTGATCGGGATGATTTACGGACGGACCCACACCCGCGACATTCGCGAGATGGGTGGTTTGATGAAAGTAATTCCGTTCCTGGCAGTAGTTTATATGATCGCCGGTTTTGCCTCTTTGGGTTTGCCGGGTTTGAGCGGTTTTGTAGCCGAGATGACGGTGTTTGTTGGTTCGTTCCAACACCAGGATTTATTCCACCGCGTAGTAACGATCATTGCAGCTTCGTCCATCGTAGTGACGGCAGTTTATATTTTGCGTGTGGTTGGCATCATCTTGTTGGGGCCAATCAAAAACGAGCATCACCTGGAGTTGACCGATGCGGTTTGGTTTGAGCGACTGAGCACAATTACTTTGGTATTGGCAGTTGCAGCTATCGGTATTGCACCGCTTTGGTTGTCGGACACCATTCAGCAAAGCCTTGGGCCGATCATCGCTAAACTGACGGTTTTCAATCCATTTTAA